The Opisthocomus hoazin isolate bOpiHoa1 chromosome 2, bOpiHoa1.hap1, whole genome shotgun sequence genomic interval ATTATGAATTCCCTTTGCAGTACCTTTTCAGTGTTACACCTTCCTCTTCTTCAAACACAACGGGCTCTTTTCTTGCATATTACATTTCACGGGCAaatttgatttaaaacaaaattggtTTCATTCACATTCCCATAACCATGCACTTATAAGCAAGAATATGCTTGTATCCAGGTGTTCTGGCCAGGACTCACTGCAGTGACACAGAGGACAAAGGAACATACCTATCACGTTCTCACCGTATCTCCTGGTTTAGAAGCAGATTAAAGAGAATGGGGCACGAGCACAGCAGTAATGCATTTACTTGCACACACATTACTTGCACTATCTAAGAACATTTCTGTTTGAATTCACTTTTTATGAGAACCTGTCGAACATCCCTGAATTAAGCTCTGAATCTAGAAAGTGTGGTAGTGAGACCTCCTGGCTAGCTCACTTTAGTTAACAAGTGCTGGCATCTTGATTCCTCCATCCTTGCAGCCAGTTAAAAGTCAcaagccagaaagagcaagtATTTGGCAGTCAGAAGATGTTAGGCCTTAGAGGAAGAGGTTTGGGACCTTCAAGAGCCACTTTCAAGGCTATTTAAAGCTATGTCTGTAAACAACAGCTTGTGTAGATCGTTTATCAAGTCAGGCTGGAAATGTAAGAGAATGTGTATCCCGCTTAATAGTATTATGAGAGTTAACTCCTCAGTTCTAGTCCAGGTAGGTAACCTTTCTAAGAATTCATCTCCTCTTCTTACAATGACTTTTAGTTCAAAAGTCTCCAAATGTCTTTCCTATATACAAAGAAAGTGTTTATAATACAACAGTATACAGAAAGCCATTTTCCTCAAAAGGATACATTCAGTTACAGattattattgctattagaaACGTCCTTTGTAACTGAGAAATGAGATGCAACACCTGAAAAATCACCAAATGTGAATAGTGAGGTTGTTCAGCTAGAAGCAGGAGAGCAGAAAATGGGCTTTATTGATGAGATGGAAGCTTCTAGTCAGCTGACCCAgaaataagcatttcttgcagacAGATGGATTTAGTATTTCAAAGAGAGTGTCACAGAAGGGCTTCAGGTGTTAACTAGAACAGCTAAGTATCTCAGCAACAGATTGCTACCAATATAATTAAATTATAAGATTCTTCAAGGTGAAGTTTAAGGCTGAAGGCCCAGGTCACTGCCTTTTAAATCCACATTAAAAATCAGAACTGGATATAAATCAGGCTTATAAACCTCATACTAAAGAGGGACTATCAGACACACATCAAAGATGGTTAACACCTTAGATTAGAGTCAAAGTAGCTCAGGCGCTAGCCTCAGAGTTAACTACTCTTTTCCAAAACCTAATACTTGCAGTTCTTGGCAggtaaggaaaaaacaaaacccccacaacaatCAGGAATCATTGTGGCATGCCATAGGCAGCACAGGCAAGGGAATGCACCTTTTGTGGCTGGCAGCAGTAGTACCCAGAGTCCTGCAATTAATCTGGCATCAGCAGTATAAGTTTGCAGGAAGCTGCAAGAGAAGACAGAATGAAGTGGAGCTCAAGTTCGGCCAGCAATATTCCATTTATAGTGAGGCTTAAGTTTTCAAATAAGCAAACTGGAAGTGCCTGTGCCTTTTGGAAAGTTCATTAGAGGAAGGAAGAATGCAATCCTATGAGAAAGATAATGGAAATATATGGTGCTCAGACACCTTGTCGCATAGTATTTCTCTCCAGCCACTCAAGCTTTGGGACAAGCATAACAGAGGACTGCAGCTGTATATTGGAAAAATCTGAGTatggaaaagaaaggcaaaatccAGTACTAAGAGCAAAACAGCCATACTCTTAGAAGAAGCCAGAACAAAGTGCTAGAGACTGTTTTAATAAAGAACAAGACAAACTGTTAATGATCAGCTAGCAAAAGAGCCAGGATTTGGGCAGGCCACATCATAGTTAGGGTACAGAGGTTTTATTTATCCTTCTGCTTGGAGTTAGTTTACTAGCTATTGTTAGTCAAGCTGTTTGTGTAACTCTTGGCTTGCTCACTGGCCCAAAGAAAGCTAAGGTGACATGTTAACTGCTAGTCCCAGTAAACTGCAACGAAGGAGGTATATTTCCTCACTCCCCAGGATgtttctgtccttgcttttggcTCATTTTTCCTTCTGGAATTTGTCTTTCCCTCTGGTCACCACTGACACATCCCCAGGCAGAATTCTCTCCTAGATATCCCCAAAACATCCATGTACTGTACCAACTAGTCAATATTAACGCCAGTTGTTCTAGCATCCGCATCTCCCACCAGTCACTTGATGCATTGTGCAATGAGTCACTCGTATTCCTTTACTCAATCTGTATTTTAGCTAGCAGCAAACATTAACGCTGAGTGGTTGATAATTAAGCCCAGCGAAGGAAATCAAATCAGTAACTTAAATCACAATTACTTGGTTTATATCTGTGTGGGTACACTACATCCATGCATAGACAGAGCGTATTCATTCTGTGGTCTGTTGCCTGTGAGGTGCTGTTGTTCCTTAATTGCCTCACATGCACAGACAGCGTGCGCTCACACTCCAAATGCTACCAGCATCATTAGTTCCTTTCACACTTCATTCCCCCATGCCAGGCATTCAGAGATTTCACAATCTGCATATCCCCCTTTTACGACATCACAGATCTCTTCTGCGGACCTTTGAGGGACTAACGAGCAAGATGTCACTAGTTTATTAATTAGCTGCTTATCAGCTGTACCGAACAGCTCCCTACTAGCTCAGCTGCTCAGCTACAGCAATTAGACAACCCACTTTTCAGTCTTTTATAGCACTGCCTTAGACAGAAAGTTTCACTGTTCCTGAGACTATGGTACTTTGGTGATTTTAGACATCTCCTGAATGACTAATAGAGAAATCCTGCTTTCTATATTATTCATTGCAGCATTACAGCTCCCCGTTCTAGGTTTTGTCTCATGTACTCCACCATCAATATGTGGCATCACTGGCACCCCAGCATCCAGATGTTATCCGAAAGCTTCTTTATTTGCATCATTCAGAAGAACAGTCAAAAAGCATGTATTCACGCTCTCTGTGATTCAGAGTGCAAGTAAAGTGGGTAGTGTTACTTTTCACACTGCAATCCTTCTCAAATGAGAACAAAATCAAGCCAACAAACATATGATGTCTCTGCTTTATGCAATGAAAGGCTTGCTTGTATGTCTGAACTCCCGCTTTTTATTAGCTACCAGTAGCTCATGTACTCACAGATTTCATCAATTAAGTATTTGACATGCAGAAACTTACAGGATACGAAAAACGGCATTTTTTTCAGCTTGACAATCAACCACAATTCATACTGTGCAGGAAGTACAactaaaagggggaaaaaaatctcttaaatCAGGCTTAGTTAGATACTTTactttctaaaatatttctgtgaaatacCAAATGCATCTATGGCAAATGGCTCTCCAGGTCCCATAGCAAATCTACTGCTTGCTATCCTGTCTATCTATTGATACTGCAGAGCTATTCACTCAGGTCAAGATGTGGCTCCTTTCATCTCCACACAACCAAGCGCACAGACGTCAGAGAACATGCTGTTTTAAGCAGAGCCAACACAACTTCACCTTGACATTTGAAAGcagtaaaacaaaatgtttttcctttcccaAAAGGCAATGAGAAGCAACACAAGTGTCTAACAGACAGTTACATGCTGTACATGCTATGCAGACACTGGTGAGTCAGTCCTGAGCTTGCCTGCAGTATATGTATGTACAGACCCAGCTGACCAGATCCTGAGCCCCTGCTGCCTGTCTCCAAACATGCCTCCACAGCTGTAGGTCAGGAGAGGCCTGGGATGTGCACTTACGGGGGCCCTTGGTCTTGTCTGGATGACTCAAGTACCCAGGACTAAGGTCCACCACAGAGAACACTTACACCTGCAGACACTCATGGTCTGTATCAGTCACTGCCACTGTATCCCAAATAAAAAGTGAGCTAACCCTGTAAGACAGGGTAccttttttttgaaacaaatgcTAACAGTAAGTCATTGCAGAAGTATATGATGATTATGTTATATCCTTCCCTGTAGAGTAGAACAAAAAAATCTACTTATCGATCACCGTAAGAGAACTCAAACTGTGTGTTCAAAGGGGAGTTGAAGAACTTCTTCATCTTGGTTTTCTGACATGCAAGGTGCAGAATTGTCCCTCATGTTGCCTCATGCACAGACACATGCGTGCAAACCATATCTCTGGTAGCTGGTCCAGACTTATGACcccaccagcagccagccctCAGACCTCACAGCCTCTCCAGTCACTGGCTTTGACCATCTGGTCCGTCAAGTAGCCAAACCTTAGATGTTCTGGTCTCTCCAGTATCTTAGATTTACGGCCACTCCATCACTTGGCTCCCATACCTCTTACCCTATTTGTCGGATAGCCTGTCTTGATTTTCGCTGGTGATTACACACTGATGTGCACACCCACATAATATGCACTCCAGTCTCTCCAGTCGCTGGCACCCTGAGCCCACGGCCCCTGTCATCTGTTGTCCTACTCCAGCTGCCAGCACGTAGACCTCCATGCTTACGTACATACACAGAGAAAGCCCTGCACCCAGGAAGAGTTAGAAATGGAGTTCAATGAGAAGACAGGACAAAGTGCACCAGTCAGGCACAGGGCATGGTCAGCCCCTGTTTACAGGTAACCAGCCTCTTTTATCCACTGATCCCTCCCTTTTCCCACTCATTTGCTTCCCCAGCCCACCTTGATCCCCCTTTCCCTGCCTTTGGTTCCTTCCCTAAACATCCCTTGATAAGCCTTTTTACAATCCCTGTACAATCCCAAGACGCTTTTCCCTGCACCCCATAAGAAGTCCCATACCTCCAGGCTGTATCCACCCTCAGTCTGCAAGGTGCTCCAGAAAGCCTCTCCAGTAGACTCACAGTGATGGATCTCACTCCCAGTCCACGTGGCTGATGCCCTCCTGGgatgccccaggaggggctggatTGGAGGCTCGTTGCTCTGACTGGGTTGTTGGGGTTCCCCCAGCTGCCGCTGTGCCTCTTGGCTCCACGATGTGTGCTGAGGTGAGCCTTTAATCAGCTAACCCAACACAGAGCATTCATCAGCTTTAGGTATTTCACAATGCAGCTGCTAGTACTTTAGTTCCAGTATGTTACTCCTATAGTTTCAAAAGACTTTTGTGCTTAATGcacatgtaaatattttctttagaaaacagtTTATAGGGCTTATGGAGTATTTCAGACTGCTGAAGAACTTTTAAGATGTAAATACAAGTTTTATCTTGAGCTCGGTGCAGTTTTTTGCATTTGATTAGACAACAGTGAACACGAAGTTTGGATTCTTTTCATTGGGAGCAAtgaagaggggaaaggaaccaAGAGCATCAGCTCTCAACAGGAAGAGCTTCCACAATTCAGTGAATTAAGGTTTTACAGGCATTTACGTCAGAAATGGTGCCAGAGCGTGCCAAATATCTGTTCAAAGTATTTCATGTGAATTAAACTGTTCCACAAGAAACCAGTGACTTTACTTGTCTTCACTTTGTAGTTTGGTAGAGTGATGGATATCTGTGAGgttattctgcttttttgttttctggggttGATTTTGAGCATGAGGAAAAGAAGGCTGCATAGATCATTCTCTTAAAAATTCCCTTATGCAAGATGtctgctgttgtggtttaactccagctggcaactaagcaccacgtAGCCATTTGCTCACCCCCTGtggtgggatgggagagagaatcagaagggcaaaagtgagaaaactcttgTGCGTTGAGATAAAAAAGTtaaacaggtaaagcaaaagccgagtacacaagcaaagcaaaagaaggaattcattcacagcttcccatcggcaggcaggtgttcagctgtctccaggaaagcagggctccatcacgcgtaacggttacttgggaagacaaatgccatcactctgaacgtctcccccttccttcttcttcccccagctttgtgctgagcgtgacatcacatggtatggaatatccctttggtcagtcggGGTCAgatgtcccggctgtgtcccctcccggcttcgtgtgcacccccagcctgcttgctggtGGGGCGGtgcgagaagcagaaaaggccttgacgctgCTTAAGCACTGCTCAggaataacaaaaacatccctgtgttatcaacactctttTCAGCACAAAGCCAAAACATAGCCCCGTACCAGGTACTGTGAAGATTAACTctaagccaaaaccagcacacctaTGGACAGTTTCCTTCACCATATTATACTTTCTAACACCTGCAGTAAAGGCCAGCCTTTGCACACTCCTCAGCTCACGCTCAAGGTGCTATACAGTGTTTTCAGATTAATGGGTATCAAATGAGATAGACACAAAGCTTTAGTGAATATTAAGCAAATGCTGTGAGAAGTCTTATTACACAGTGAAGACGAATCAGATGTTTAGGCAGGCTGCATCTCAGACCCAATCAATGTATTGGGGCTGGTCTAAAGCTGCACAGGCTTCAGGCACGTATGAATAGATAAACTTTTCTTTCTAAacatttttccccacagaaaagTTATTTTGCGTGCCTACTGGCACACACGTCCTGCTCAAAAGCTGTCTCTCAAGCCAGGTGAGTTTTCAGAGCATGTAACCACTCACTTGCAAGTACTCTACATAGACATACAGTTACATAGAATAACAGCCCTGTAAATCTCAGATCTCTAGCTGCAGGTATTTAAAGCTTCTGTGTCTTATTCCACACCCAAGTATTCAGGAGCAGAGCCAACAGTCCTCACAGTCCAAGCACTGATGCTTAACTAAGTGACAGACTTTCTGAtagattttcagattttttccttctcaggaaGGACTTGGTGGGAAGCTCCTCAAGTGCTGCATGTTCCAACCTCTGTCCTagcatttgcaaaacaaaaattaatgcaTAATTTCCAAGCGTGGCTCATCACTTTGTTATTTAATATAGTGGtggttatttttctctgtatcGTTCAAACTGCACTCATGTAATTCAGTGAAcagagattaatttatttttcagcatcaCCTATTTGTAGTTCTTTTCACCCATGGCAGTGAATCTCACTAGTTCTCTAATATTCCTTGTCACCGTCCTCTGCTTCTTCTGGGGTGTCCTTCTGCTCAAATGCTTTTCTGAATGGCAGAATAAAATCTGCTTGTCCAGGGGACAGGTCAGGAAATGTGGCATCAATATACTTTtgaaaagcttttcttgttgcttgtATTTCAGTTTCCAGGTGGTCCTTCCAATCTGTCATCTTTTCCAGTTTTTGCGTGAGAGTCTTTACCtgttcttctgctgctttcagcatAACCATTACTTTTTCCAGCTCATCATGGTATAGTGTCTCTGCTTCTCTGAGCTGTTTTTCAATCTGAGTCTGATTCTCTTCTTGTGCGATAGTCATGGCAATATTAATCTcatgacatttttctttgtttaattgcTCTATATTCTTACGGTACAGTTCCTCAGCTAATATACTTTCTTCTTTGAGTTGCTCTAAGtgcttgctatttaaaaaaagaaaaagaagaaaagatttgtAGAGAACACCTGTTATTCAAGATTATTTAGAAAACTATTTGAATTATTAAAGAttatttataaaacattttaagtCTATTCAGGTTCTTGTAAAATCTCTCTTAttcaaatataaatatacatgAAATCAGAACTTGATGGAGGACCTCTGAAACAAAGTAGGGTCAAAGAAGGCCACTGATGATGCAGAGAAAGGCAGCTGCAGAAGATTCAATTTCTGCATATGTTGCATCCAGTGATAATTTAATGATGATtgctttcaaatgaaaaatataaaagatttCTATTTCACTCTTCATTTAGGTCTCTCTTTGAGCTAGCACTTCAGTACACACTGGTTTTCAAATAGACTTTGAACAATTCTGCCCCCAAGTAAAAACACTGTCTTGAAGTGAAATGTAAGAACTGGTTTCTAGACTACAAATTCACCTGTGATTTTGTTTAAGTGGTACTAAGAACATCTTTGTGCTAGCATATCAGTAATAAAACATATAATTTATGTTATATAGTCAAAACATTATGGGTGCTATTCACCACAGCTGGCTCAGGGACACTTAAATAATAGCGCACCAGGCATCCATTAAGGTTACCAAGGCAAAGACTTCAACGCAGAAAAAACAATTTCTGCCCTCTCTTATTGCTTCCTCCACTTTGCTGGAGATATTTTTGCAGAACTCTGCTAACACGAGAAGTTAAGGAGACCAGCTAAGTTTATGCGGAATGTGATTTATCGTTGTGAGAAAGGGCatgttttaaaagtgaaaatgaaagtatTAAATAATGAATCAAAACTTCAGTGTGActctgttcaggaaaaaaaaaaaaagcatgttacaAAGGAACACACCTGAACTGatcttttctttgtgaaagtGTAGTGTTATTCTCTTGTCCATGCTGTCAAAAAGTGAAATGTATTCTACTCTTAAGTGAGAGGGGTATGTTATTATTTTGACATCAAACCTGTTTAATTCACTGTGCTTAATCTATACAGGTAGAATCTCCTGCACCCTGTAGATCTCCATATGAACACATCTTTTTCGGTTTTGCATAGATGCCATTAACGGCACAACAGGCCCCCAAGATCTTTATTTCTGATAACTCCAAATCAGCcataaaaagcaaaactttcagATCCTTGGTTAGATTTGTGATACTTGCTTTTAGgaacaaaatatgttttatttctacATGGACTATCCACAAGAGAGAGTGAGCCTGCAGCTCTTGCTGGTCACTTAACATTTCCAAATACGTTTTTTAATAAAGGGTCTACCGATCTTTTCCTAAGACCCGCACCTGAGCAACGGTAATGCAATTCTGCTCATTTTCTTTCGCAGAGCACGTTTGCCAGCCAAGTCAggggaaacagaatcacagaatcacactaAGAGCAcctgtgctgcctggctgcttcCTCCAGGGCTGCCTCCCTCTCCTGTTTCCTGGCTTCGGACACCGCTTGCGTCTTCTCCTGGGCACACTCCATGAGGACATGCTGAAGTCTGTGGGCcatgtgctgctctgcagcttcaGCCTCTCTCTTCCGCTCATCCTCCATGTACCGCTGCATCTCTGCCTTCGCCTTCCTCACCTCTTCCTTAAGCAAAGTTACAAGTAGATGTAAGTAGCGACAACAACTTACTGTTCAGTTGTCTAATTTAAacagaccccagcaaagcccagcagAACGGACTTCAGGAAAATATTACAGGGCAATTACAGTGACTTACTGTGGCATCATTCCACATCATCTATGTTTTCTATGTAATGTACAAAAAGTTCCCTGATACATTTTCTTCACAAGCCCACATGGCCAGTGGCATGTGAGATGGAGAAGAACCCTGGTCCTTGGTATGCTTGTCAGCAAGATATTGCTCAGGCTGATAAATAAAGGTATGACAACACTAATATTAGGTGGTCTGGATGGACATAGATATATCTGGAATCTCAGACAACTCAATACATACCAATATACCTCTTGTTACCATTATAGGCCATGCCAAACTTGTACCAAGCCTGACCATCCACGAAAGCAATCCAACCCACTTAACACGCTGCCCAGTGATCTGTGCTGCTTTGCCACTGTTAACGTTTTTTTCCAAGACTCTTGACAAGT includes:
- the C2H6orf163 gene encoding LOW QUALITY PROTEIN: uncharacterized protein C6orf163 homolog (The sequence of the model RefSeq protein was modified relative to this genomic sequence to represent the inferred CDS: inserted 2 bases in 1 codon) yields the protein MIRSPDLDSFVYCAVCSKIIPPPPSNATFDQIREYKPFRTRYYTHRDILEIGADIQQEQHKKKEAETQERIEKMKAELWSQAEMLREDAVDKALKEADANHRAFVEDLKQKLQTELKEEVRKAKAEMQRYMEDERKREAEAAEQHMAHRLQHVLMECAQEKTQAVSEARKQEREAALEEAARQHSKHLEQLKEESILAEELYRKNIEQLNKEKCHEINIAMTIAQEENQTQIEKQLREAETLYHDELEKVMVMLKAAEEQVKTLTQKLEKMTDWKDHLETEIQATRKAFQKYIDATFPDLSPGQADFILPFRKAFEQKDTPEEAEDGDKEXIRELVRFTAMGEKNYK